A genome region from Musa acuminata AAA Group cultivar baxijiao chromosome BXJ3-5, Cavendish_Baxijiao_AAA, whole genome shotgun sequence includes the following:
- the LOC135638701 gene encoding protein NUCLEAR FUSION DEFECTIVE 4-like, which yields MGEVKAGSRPPWVGLAAAVWVQVAAGTAYTFPLYSPSLKSVLGYSQQQLTMLGVANDIGENFGLVAGFASSRFRPWVVLLAGAACCFLGFGVLWLAVTQTVSGLPFWVLWIALCIGTNSSAWLVTAVLVTNMRNFPLSRGTVSGILKGYVGLSASVFTGLYTGMLRSSSTNLLLFLAIGLPVMCLAMMYFVRPCTPSLAEDSSERCHFLFTQVSSILLGLYLLAFTIVSNHVQLSDGITSVLFGVMVLFLLAPLAIPIKMTFFRTKPKHTSSSSEDKAEPLLASSSTTNNLEKLQEPDDGSDVNMLLAVGEGAVKKKRKPKRGDDFELEEALVKADFWLLFAAFFIGAGSGVTVLNNLAQIGAAAGIDDPTILLCLFSFGNFLGRLGGGAVSEYFVRTRMLPRPIWMTCTQMIMIIAYLLYALGLSSTLNASTAMLGICYGVQTSIMVPTVSELFGLKHFGTFFNFMLLGNPLGAFLFSGLLAGYLYDKEAAEQQLGFLHHSNTFCFGPSCFRLTFFILAGVCSLGTLLTIILTVRIRPVYQMLYAGGSFRQPQTTHH from the exons ATGGGAGAAGTGAAGGCCGGAAGCCGGCCGCCATGGGTGGGGTTGGCGGCGGCGGTGTGGGTGCAGGTGGCTGCCGGAACTGCCTACACCTTCCCCCTCTACTCGCCGTCCCTCAAATCCGTGCTGGGCTATAGCCAGCAGCAGCTCACTATGCTCGGCGTCGCCAACGACATCGGCGAGAACTTCGGCCTGGTCGCTGGCTTCGCCAGCAGTCGCTTCCGGCCCTGGGTCGTGCTGCTCGCCGGCGCCGCCTGCTGCTTTCTCGGCTTCGGCGTTCTCTGGCTCGCCGTCACCCAGACCGTCTCCGGTTTGCCCTTCTGGGTC CTGTGGATTGCCCTTTGTATTGGTACCAACAGCAGTGCATGGCTGGTCACGGCTGTGCTGGTCACCAACATGCGGAACTTCCCCCTCAGCAGAGGCACAGTCTCCGGCATCCTCAAAGGCTACGTCGGCCTTAGTGCTTCGGTGTTCACTGGGTTGTACACCGGCATGCTTCGCAGCTCATCGACAAACCTGCTGCTGTTCCTGGCCATCGGACTGCCTGTTATGTGCCTCGCTATGATGTACTTTGTCCGCCCTTGCACACCATCTCTTGCAGAGGACTCGTCGGAGCGGTGCCATTTCCTGTTCACTCAAGTTTCCAGCATACTTCTTGGTCTCTACCTTCTTGCTTTCACCATTGTCAGCAATCATGTTCAACTGAGTGATGGCATTACCAGTGTTCTCTTCGGCGTCATGGTTCTCTTCCTCCTGGCTCCACTTGCCATCCCAATTAAGATGACTTTTTTCCGGACCAAGCCTAAACACACTAGTAGTTCTTCAGAAGATAAAGCAGAACCTTTGTTGGCTTCGTCGTCGACGACAAACAATTTGGAGAAGTTGCAGGAGCCTGATGATGGTTCTGATGTGAACATGCTCCTGGCTGTAGGGGAAGGAGcagtaaagaagaagaggaagcccaAGAGAGGAGATGACTTCGAGTTGGAAGAAGCTTTGGTGAAAGCTGATTTCTGGCTTCTATTTGCAGCCTTCTTCATTGGTGCTGGCTCAGGTGTCACTGTTCTGAATAACTTGGCACAGATTGGGGCTGCAGCTGGAATCGATGATCCTACCATCTTACTCTGCCTCTTCAGCTTTGGCAATTTTCTTGGTCGCCTCGGTGGAGGTGCTGTTTCCGAGTATTTCGTCAG GACGAGAATGCTTCCTCGGCCGATCTGGATGACATGCACACAGATGATCATGATTATAGCCTACCTTTTATATGCCCTGGGTCTCAGCAGCACTCTCAATGCCTCAACTGCCATGCTCGGCATCTGCTACGGGGTCCAAACTTCCATCATGGTTCCGACCGTGTCTGAGCTCTTCGGGCTGAAGCATTTCGGGACCTTCTTCAACTTCATGCTGCTCGGGAATCCTCTTGGTGCATTCTTGTTCTCAGGTCTTCTTGCAGGGTACTTGTATGACAAAGAAGCAGCAGAGCAGCAACTGGGCTTCCTCCACCATTCAAACACTTTTTGCTTTGGGCCAAGCTGCTTCAGGCTCACATTCTTCATTCTTGCAGGGGTGTGCAGCCTGGGAACCTTGTTGACCATAATATTGACAGTGAGAATAAGACCAGTGTATCAGATGCTGTATGCAGGTGGGTCATTCAGGCAACCCCAAACTACACATCACTGA